CCTGCTCGCCTCGCTGTATACGTTCGGCGCCGGCGCCTTTACGACCCTGTTTCCCGTCTACGGACGACGGCTGCTCGATCTCGGACCTATCGAGGTCGGGTACCTGTGGTCCTGGCTGGGGGTCGGCCTGCTGATCGCGTCGTTGGGGCTGGTCCGATTCTCGAACCGGGACATTGCAACCCGTCTTCAGGCCGTGACAGTGAGCAGCCTCCTGGGCGGAGCGGCGCTCTGGGGCCTGGTGTGGGCGCAGGATTTCGCCGCCGCCACCCTCTTGGTTCTCGTGATCGGCGCGGGACTCGGCGCCTGGACGCCCATCGCCTGGAGCCTGGTTCAGGAACTCTGTCCCGCTCCCTTGCTCGGCAGGGTGATGGCCATTTACACCGCGGTGGCCACCGCGACCGCGATGGCCGGCATGACGTTCTTCGGATGGGTGACGGAAGCGTTCGACGAATCGGCGAGCGTCATCGGCATCGGCATGGTGCTGGCTGTTCTGGCCGCGGCTTCGTCCTGGTTCAAGCGGAACGTCGCAGGCCTCGGCGCGCAGGCGGCTGATTGACCTATTTCGCAGGCTTCAAGGCGTCCCGCTGGCGCTGGAGTTCGGCTTTCAACTGCTCGCGTTCCTGCATCAGCGCGGCGACTTTGGTGTTGAGCGCATCCCGCTCGGCCGCCGCTTCCTGCAGCCGGCTGATCTCCTGCTCCTGCTCCTCCAACCGTTTTTCCAGCTCGAACGCCCGCGCGGCGGACGTTTCCAGTTCGCCCATCCGCTTTTGAATCCGCGCGATTTCATCTTTGGTCGTGGTGGTGCCGGTCATCAGTTTTTGCTTCTCCTCCCGAAGCGTGGCGACCTTGACCTGTTCCACCGCCAATTTAGTTTCTACATCCTTGGCGCCGTTGCGGGCTTCCGTCAGCTCGTTCAGGAGTTTCGCCTTCTGCTGATGCACGGCGTCGAGTTCGGCCATGGCCTTCTTTTTGAAGCTTTCACAGGCCGCTGCCGCCTGCGCTTCGCTTTTTCTTGCCTCGGCCTCCGCCTTGCGTGCCTCGGCTTCGGCTTTGCGCGCCTCTTCGAGAGTGGTCAACAACTGTTGATGGGTTTCTCTCGGCACACAGCCGGATGCCAGCAGTCCGCCTGCGTAGACCGCGGCCAGCACGATTCGGACATTCATGTCGGTCTCTCCTCCTGCGGCGGACACGCATGATTCACCGCGCGTCCGTGCCGAAACCCATTATGCGCCTTGCGATGGTCAAATGCCACCAGCCGGCGCAGAGGGTCGCGCAGCGGCGATCGCGTTTCCGCGAACGGATCACGCGCGCTGAATCGAAGCGGGAGCGCGGCGTCACGGACGGTCGCATGATGCGGGAGGAAGCGGGTCCGTTTCACGCAGCATGGCGCGGAGGCAGGTCAGAAAGTCCCGGTTGCAGAACGGCTTGCGAATCCACCGCACCGGCGCGGCAAACGGCAGATGCACATTCGGGGCATGCGGCCCGTCGGAGGGGCCGTGGACGCTCGCCAAGAGCAGGGGAATGGACCGTGGACTCACACGCAACCAGGTATTCAATTGATCCAGCGACCCGTCGTTCCATTCCAAGGAGACCGTATCGACATCGATGATGAGGCAGCGGACGCGGCTCGGACGGCAACGGGCAACGATTGTCTTGATCGTCGCGACCACCTCGCTCTTGATGCTCGCCTGGTCGAGCAATTCGGATATCATGGCGGCCAGCGTCGCATCCGCCTCGACGATCAAGACAAGGCGATCGGGATCGCTCCGGCGGCGGAGGGTCCTTTCGCCGCTGGCCGTCCGGTTGGCTGAGCCGGTTTGATCGCCAGATGGAGTTTTGCACTTCATGGACTTCCCCCGAAAAAACAATTGGGACAACCGGTCTGCCGGCTTCGCACGGTTGGAGAGACCGGCAACCATCCGATTGTTCCATGCAAGAATTCTACCAACAGTGGCCCGTCGTCCCTGCCGTGCTCTGAAGGCACGTCTGCCGGGACCTGATTCAAGATGAGAGTAAATGAGACGGGCAAGCGAGGCGATCGCGCTGGATCGTCCCGGACTCATGCGGCCGTCGCGTCGTTTGCACAATGGAAAACAGGGGCAGTATATAGTATCGGCATGGCGTACGATCGTTCTCCAATGGGATTGGCGGCGAAGGCCTCGCTGGTTATTCTGCTCATCGTCGGCCTGTCGGCGGTCGCGATGGAGGCCGTTGATCGCTACTATGTCCAACACGTGATCCAAGAACATTATCAGGACGAAGTCATGGGCGTGGTGCGACAGGTCGGCGCCGGCATCACCGCACGGACCGACTTTGCCAACCAATCTGCCCGCGAATTGGAATTGGTCAAACTGCGGGCCAGCCGGCCCGATCTGGTCAATATCAGCATCTATGCCCTGTCGGAGCTTGGACTCACCCTGTTGGCCCACGCGGGCCAGACACCCGTTACGATGCTGGCACAGGCGCCTTCTCTCGCCATGCGCGCCATCGAGCAAGACCTGTCCCTGAGCGATCGACAAAGCTGGGCGACCGACCATCGGCTCAAGATCGCGGCGCCTATTTCCGTCGACGGCCGGCGGGTCGGGGCCACCTATGCCGAATTTTCGACATTGGATTTCGACAACCTACTGGACCTGATCCGGCGCTTGTCCTTTTCCCTCAGGCTGCTCACGTGGGTCGGCGTGGTCCTCGCCATCAATTTCTTCGTGTACCTGGCGGTCCATCGCCCGGCCCGATCCCTGCTGTCCGCCGTCAGAGCGGTCACCTCCGGCAACCTCACGACCACGGTGCCCGTGGCCAGCCGGGACGAGATCGGGATGTTGGGCCAGGAGTTCAACCGGATGGTCGAGCGAATCCGGCTCACGACGGAAGAGAACGCCCACCTCTACGAGAAGGTGAAGCACGCCAACGAAAGCCTCGTGCGCAAAGTGCGGGAAGCCACGGCCGAACTCCGGCAGAAGAACCAGGAATTGGCCCGCACCAATGAGCTGCTCTCGACCGTGCAGCGCGAGGCCGCGCGCGCGCAACGGCTGTCGGTCATCGGCCAACTCGCGGCCTCCGTGGCCCATAAGATCGGCACCCCGTTGACGGCGCTGTCCGGCCACATTCAGTTGTTGCAGGAAGATCCTCAACTGAGCGCCGAGGCCCGGGCGCGTCTGCGCACGGTGGAAGCCCAGATTGACCGGACGATCAAGATCATCCAAGATCTGCTTATCTACGCGCGCCGGCCGGAACTGGTGAAAACGCTCCTCGACGTCAACGAGAGCGTGGAAGAATGCCTGGCGCTCCTGCGGCCTGAAATGGACCGGCGGAAAGTGGATACGATCCTGCAATGCAGTCCTGCCTTGGGCAAGGTGGAGGGAGACCAGCAACAGCTTCAGGAAGTGTTCTGCAATTTGATCGAGAATGCGTTGGACGCGATGCCGAAAGGGGGCACGCTGACGATCCGGACGGCCCCCACCAGATTGCGCCGGGCTGGGGAGACGAGCGATCAGGTGGCGATCGAGATCGCCGATACCGGGCAGGGCATCGCGCCCGAGCATACGGACAAGATCTTCGAGCCCTTCTTTACCACCAAGACCGCCGGACGAGGCACGGGGCTCGGCCTCGCGATCGCCCACGACACCGTCAAGGCGCACGGCGGGACCATTCACGTTCACAGCGAACTGGGGAAAGGAACACGTTTTCAAGTGCTGCTCCCGATCGCAGAAGGAGTGCCTGATGCCGGATCCGCCTCGCATTCTGGTCGTTGACGACGACGCCGACACGTTGCTGCTGCTCGAAGAGATCCTGACCAAGGAAGGATACAGGGTCCGGACCGCCGAACATGCCGAAGCCGCGTTGAGCCTCGCCTCGCAGGAGGAGCCGGATGTCGTCGTCACCGACATCCAGATGCCGGGGATGGACGGATTGGCCCTGCTGGCGGAATTGCAGCGGCGTCTTCCCCAGACATTGGTCGTGCTGGCCACGGCGTTTGGCTCGCTGAAGACCGCCGTCGACGGCATCAAGGCCGGCGCCTTCGACTACCTTGGCAAGCCTTTCGTGGTCGACGATATCCGTCTGGTCGTCCGGCGGGCGATTGAACACAAGCGGGTCATCAACGAAAACGCGGCGCTGCGCGAACAACTCAAGGAACGCTACCGGTTCGACAATTTCGTGGGCAGTTCGGCCGGGATGATCGCCGTCTATAAGATGATCGCCCGGGTGGCCCAGAGCGACAGCACGGTGCTCATCCAGGGAGAAAGCGGAACGGGCAAGGAACTGGTCGCCCGCGCGATCCATGCCAACAGCCTTCGGAGCGCCGGCCCCTTCGTCGCCGTGGACGCCGGGACGCTTGCGGAAAGTTTGCTGGAGTCGGAGTTGTTCGGACATGAGCGCGGCTCGTTCACCGGCGCATTGACCACCAAGAAGGGCCTGTTGGAACGGGCCCATTCCGGCACCTGTTTTTTAGACGAGATTGCGGACATCTCGCCGACCCTCCAAAGCAAGCTCCTCCGGGTGATCCAGGAGCGCGAGATCAGGCGAGTCGGCGGCAGCGATCCCATCAGCGTGGACGTCCGCATTCTCGCCGCTTCCAATAAAGACCTTAAAGGCCTGGTGGACGCCGGAAAATTCCGCGGCGATCTCTACTATCGGTTGAACGTCGTCACCATCTCGATCCCCCCGCTCCGGGAACGGGCGGATGACATCCCGTTGCTGGCCCAGTTCTTCGCGCAGAAATACGGCGCCGCCCAAGGCAAGCCCGCGATCGGCATTTCCGCGGACGCGATGGACCTGATCACCAAGTATGTCTGGCCCGGCAACGTGCGGGAACTGGAGCACGTCATCGAGCGAGCGGTCGTGCTCACCCCGCATCCCGTCATCTTTCCCGAAGATCTGCCCGAAGCGCTCCGCGAAAAACCCATCGCGGACAGCCAGCCGCGCAGCGGCTGGGTCACCTTGGATCAGTTGGAGCGGGACTACATCCTGCGGGCCTTGGCCGCTCACCAACAGGACCAGGCCAAGACGGCGGACCTGCTTGGCATTCATCGGAAAACCCTCCAGCGCAAGCTTCGCAAGTATGGGCTGGCGGAGGCCGGCGCCATCGAAGAGGGCTCCACGGCCGACGAAGCGGCGGTCGAACAGGAGGAGTCCATCTAAGACGGGCGC
The DNA window shown above is from Nitrospira tepida and carries:
- a CDS encoding sensor histidine kinase, with translation MAYDRSPMGLAAKASLVILLIVGLSAVAMEAVDRYYVQHVIQEHYQDEVMGVVRQVGAGITARTDFANQSARELELVKLRASRPDLVNISIYALSELGLTLLAHAGQTPVTMLAQAPSLAMRAIEQDLSLSDRQSWATDHRLKIAAPISVDGRRVGATYAEFSTLDFDNLLDLIRRLSFSLRLLTWVGVVLAINFFVYLAVHRPARSLLSAVRAVTSGNLTTTVPVASRDEIGMLGQEFNRMVERIRLTTEENAHLYEKVKHANESLVRKVREATAELRQKNQELARTNELLSTVQREAARAQRLSVIGQLAASVAHKIGTPLTALSGHIQLLQEDPQLSAEARARLRTVEAQIDRTIKIIQDLLIYARRPELVKTLLDVNESVEECLALLRPEMDRRKVDTILQCSPALGKVEGDQQQLQEVFCNLIENALDAMPKGGTLTIRTAPTRLRRAGETSDQVAIEIADTGQGIAPEHTDKIFEPFFTTKTAGRGTGLGLAIAHDTVKAHGGTIHVHSELGKGTRFQVLLPIAEGVPDAGSASHSGR
- a CDS encoding sigma-54-dependent transcriptional regulator, which produces MPDPPRILVVDDDADTLLLLEEILTKEGYRVRTAEHAEAALSLASQEEPDVVVTDIQMPGMDGLALLAELQRRLPQTLVVLATAFGSLKTAVDGIKAGAFDYLGKPFVVDDIRLVVRRAIEHKRVINENAALREQLKERYRFDNFVGSSAGMIAVYKMIARVAQSDSTVLIQGESGTGKELVARAIHANSLRSAGPFVAVDAGTLAESLLESELFGHERGSFTGALTTKKGLLERAHSGTCFLDEIADISPTLQSKLLRVIQEREIRRVGGSDPISVDVRILAASNKDLKGLVDAGKFRGDLYYRLNVVTISIPPLRERADDIPLLAQFFAQKYGAAQGKPAIGISADAMDLITKYVWPGNVRELEHVIERAVVLTPHPVIFPEDLPEALREKPIADSQPRSGWVTLDQLERDYILRALAAHQQDQAKTADLLGIHRKTLQRKLRKYGLAEAGAIEEGSTADEAAVEQEESI